From the genome of Streptomyces sp. NBC_01304:
CCGGCCGGCCCGGCTCACGACGCCGCGGCCGCAGCTCGGACTGCACCGCGGTGGCCGAGTTCACCGGACTGTGGGGCTGGGTCGTGCGCCCCGGCGCACGCGCCGCCGACGGACACTGCTCCTGCGGCAAGGCCGACTGCCGGGCACCCGGCGCCCACCCGCTGGACTTCGCCGCCGAGATCCCGGCCGGCGCCACCCTCGACGAAGTGACCACCGCGTGGGGCGAGTTCCCCGGCGCCGCGGTCATGCTCCCGGTGGGCCGCACCTTCGACATCCTGGACGTGGCCGAGCCCGCCGGGCGGCGCGCCCTGGTCCGCATGGAGCGCATGGGCATCCCGCTCGGCCCGGTCGCGGCCACCCCCGAGGGCCGCGCCCAGTTCTTCGTCGCCCCCGGCGCCGTCGCCGAGCTGCCCGAGCTGCTCTACCGGATGGGCTGGGACGACGCCGATCTGGACCTGCGCGGACTCGGGCGCGGGGACCACATCACGGCCCCGCCGTCCGACCGCGGGGGCCGGGGCCCGGTGCGCTGGCTGCGCGCGCCGGAG
Proteins encoded in this window:
- a CDS encoding bifunctional DNA primase/polymerase, with protein sequence MGFTIGGSRGIRTATPSGRPGSRRRGRSSDCTAVAEFTGLWGWVVRPGARAADGHCSCGKADCRAPGAHPLDFAAEIPAGATLDEVTTAWGEFPGAAVMLPVGRTFDILDVAEPAGRRALVRMERMGIPLGPVAATPEGRAQFFVAPGAVAELPELLYRMGWDDADLDLRGLGRGDHITAPPSDRGGRGPVRWLRAPEPDSATNPPQARLLLGTLAYVCHRSATA